One window from the genome of Spiractinospora alimapuensis encodes:
- a CDS encoding TetR/AcrR family transcriptional regulator: MTGRTVRDERATATRERILAAAVRLFAEHGVTAVSNRQVSEAAGQGNNTSVSYHFGGKADLVRAIVRRHNEEIEVLRGRMVARVSDNAGIRDWVACLVRPPTQYLAELGPPTWFARFNAQICTDPAFREIVAEESRSAPALRTTLERLRACLPDLPPGVREERGAMTRQLMLHAVAERELALAEGLPTARASWDDATTGLIDAITGLWLAPTSHEHP, translated from the coding sequence ATGACGGGCAGGACGGTGAGGGACGAACGGGCGACCGCGACCCGGGAACGAATCCTCGCGGCGGCGGTGCGGCTCTTCGCCGAACACGGAGTGACGGCGGTCTCCAACCGGCAGGTCAGCGAGGCCGCCGGTCAGGGCAACAACACGTCGGTGAGCTACCACTTCGGTGGCAAGGCCGATCTGGTGCGAGCGATCGTCCGGCGACACAACGAGGAGATCGAGGTGCTGCGCGGGCGGATGGTCGCCCGGGTTTCCGACAACGCCGGGATCCGGGACTGGGTCGCCTGCCTCGTGCGCCCTCCGACGCAGTACCTGGCCGAGCTTGGCCCACCCACGTGGTTCGCCCGGTTCAACGCGCAGATCTGCACCGACCCGGCCTTCCGCGAGATCGTGGCGGAGGAGAGCCGATCCGCGCCCGCTCTGCGGACCACATTGGAACGGCTCCGTGCCTGCCTCCCGGACCTCCCGCCAGGTGTCCGCGAGGAGCGGGGGGCCATGACCCGTCAACTGATGTTGCACGCCGTCGCCGAACGAGAACTCGCCCTGGCCGAAGGACTCCCGACCGCACGCGCCTCGTGGGACGACGCCACGACCGGCCTCATCGACGCGATCACCGGTCTGTGGCTCGCCCCAACGTCACACGAGCACCCCTGA
- the ureB gene encoding urease subunit beta — protein sequence MRVRETPIELNETRDKHTLVIVNDGDRPIQVGSHLHLPDANPALSFDREAAMGFHLDIPAGTSVRFEPGVSRSVELVTFGGRRFIAGLQIRGVELTPHSRAPKTVVPFGTPGTEPEMPGHPLPASAKVSDEPAQDEPDQDEDERGDA from the coding sequence ATGCGCGTTCGCGAAACGCCCATCGAACTCAACGAAACCCGGGACAAACACACCCTGGTCATCGTCAACGACGGCGACCGGCCGATCCAGGTCGGATCCCACCTGCACCTACCCGACGCCAACCCGGCGCTCAGCTTCGACCGGGAGGCTGCCATGGGGTTCCACCTGGACATCCCCGCCGGGACCTCCGTGCGTTTCGAACCCGGGGTGAGCCGGTCGGTGGAGCTGGTCACGTTCGGCGGGCGCCGCTTCATCGCCGGCCTCCAGATCCGAGGGGTGGAACTGACCCCGCACAGCCGGGCCCCGAAAACCGTGGTTCCGTTCGGCACGCCCGGTACCGAGCCCGAGATGCCCGGACACCCGCTGCCCGCCTCCGCGAAGGTCAGCGACGAGCCCGCGCAGGACGAACCCGACCAGGACGAGGACGAGAGGGGAGACGCGTGA
- a CDS encoding urease accessory protein UreD: MTAEESQTSIVVESVGGRARAAVLEGGAHLRPRLVELDGTHARIALVAVCATLLAGDHIRLTIAVGPGVTLELLEPSGTVAYDARGGRASWHTSVRLAENAGLLWRGAPFVVADGADVSRHTALDLHSGARALVAETVVLGRSGEQGGALRTSTHARYGGRDLLVEDVDLRHPATRADPGMLADARVLATTTLVGAEETTPRSHETRLPGPGALARALTREAHTVEAALNDTWNRWRGHVTTATVRG, translated from the coding sequence ATGACCGCAGAGGAGTCACAGACCTCCATCGTCGTGGAGTCGGTGGGCGGCCGGGCCCGCGCCGCCGTGCTCGAGGGCGGGGCCCACCTGCGGCCCCGCCTGGTCGAGCTGGACGGCACCCACGCGCGGATCGCGCTGGTCGCCGTCTGCGCCACCCTGCTCGCCGGCGACCACATCCGCCTCACCATCGCCGTTGGCCCCGGCGTCACGCTGGAGCTGCTGGAACCGTCGGGCACCGTCGCCTACGACGCCCGCGGTGGCCGGGCGAGCTGGCACACCTCGGTTCGCCTGGCCGAGAACGCCGGACTGCTCTGGCGTGGCGCGCCGTTCGTCGTGGCCGACGGCGCCGACGTCTCCCGGCACACCGCACTCGACCTCCACTCCGGTGCCCGGGCGCTCGTCGCCGAAACAGTGGTTCTCGGCCGCAGTGGAGAACAGGGCGGCGCCCTGAGAACCTCAACCCACGCCCGATACGGTGGCCGCGACCTTCTCGTCGAGGACGTCGACCTCCGCCATCCCGCCACACGCGCCGACCCCGGAATGCTCGCCGACGCGCGAGTGCTCGCCACCACCACCCTCGTCGGAGCCGAGGAGACCACCCCCCGTTCCCACGAGACCCGTCTCCCCGGTCCTGGCGCCCTCGCCCGGGCCCTCACCCGCGAGGCCCACACCGTCGAAGCGGCCCTCAACGACACGTGGAACCGCTGGCGGGGCCACGTCACGACGGCCACGGTGCGGGGGTAG
- a CDS encoding TIGR03086 family metal-binding protein, whose translation MATGRTVGPADGPALLRCSLTYALGSLSFAAEVDLRCPTPCAEWNLGALVDHMRDSNDALREAVAFGDVPIAPTRPTNESVRSVQALRAELHRLRAAWEDPLPPEEIHVEGLPLSLGVAALAGALEIAVHAWDIGQSCHHPNPVPTRLADALLSVAPLLIPETDRPGLFDPPLPVASSAPANDRLLAFLGRCPERPVAVA comes from the coding sequence ATGGCGACCGGTCGGACCGTTGGGCCGGCCGACGGTCCAGCACTGCTCAGGTGTTCGCTCACCTATGCGCTCGGCAGCCTCTCGTTCGCCGCTGAGGTCGACCTTCGGTGTCCCACCCCCTGCGCGGAGTGGAACCTGGGCGCGCTCGTGGACCACATGCGCGACAGCAACGACGCGCTGCGTGAGGCCGTCGCGTTCGGCGACGTCCCCATCGCGCCGACGCGCCCGACCAACGAATCGGTCCGGTCGGTCCAGGCGCTGCGCGCTGAACTGCACCGGCTCCGTGCGGCGTGGGAGGATCCCCTCCCCCCGGAGGAGATCCACGTCGAGGGTCTCCCCCTGTCCCTGGGTGTCGCCGCGCTCGCCGGAGCCTTGGAGATCGCCGTGCACGCCTGGGACATCGGCCAATCCTGCCACCACCCCAATCCCGTCCCCACCCGCCTGGCTGACGCCCTCCTCTCCGTGGCTCCCCTCCTCATTCCCGAGACCGACCGTCCCGGACTGTTCGACCCACCGCTCCCCGTCGCCTCGTCCGCTCCCGCGAACGACCGTCTCCTCGCCTTCCTCGGCCGCTGCCCCGAACGCCCCGTCGCCGTCGCGTAG
- the ureG gene encoding urease accessory protein UreG produces MPEHHHSHGPSTTRPLRLGVAGPVGTGKSTLIGTLCRELSSTAELAVVTNDIYTDEDARMLRAAGVLSPDRIRAVETGACPHTAIRDDVTANMIAVEDLEREYAPLDIVIVESGGDNLTATFSPALVDAQIFCIDVAGGGDVARKGGPGIERADLLVVNKTDLAPHVDVDVEQMVADATAARHGLPVLALARSDQDSVARLSEWVRGIAAAFHGGTHEAKDPGPMAPHSHAHSH; encoded by the coding sequence TTGCCTGAGCACCACCACTCCCACGGCCCGTCCACCACCCGTCCCTTGCGGCTGGGCGTCGCGGGCCCGGTGGGAACCGGAAAGAGCACCCTGATCGGCACGCTGTGCCGCGAACTCTCCTCCACAGCGGAGCTCGCGGTCGTCACCAACGACATCTACACCGACGAGGACGCGCGGATGCTGCGCGCGGCCGGAGTCCTCAGCCCCGACCGGATCCGTGCCGTGGAGACGGGAGCCTGCCCGCATACCGCGATCCGCGACGACGTCACCGCCAACATGATCGCGGTGGAGGACCTCGAGCGTGAGTACGCACCGCTCGACATCGTCATCGTCGAGAGCGGCGGAGACAACCTCACGGCGACGTTCAGCCCCGCCCTCGTCGACGCGCAGATCTTCTGCATCGACGTGGCGGGCGGCGGCGACGTCGCCCGGAAAGGCGGCCCCGGGATCGAACGTGCCGACCTGCTCGTCGTCAACAAGACCGACCTCGCGCCGCACGTGGACGTCGACGTCGAACAGATGGTCGCCGACGCCACCGCCGCACGGCACGGCCTGCCCGTGCTCGCCCTCGCCCGTTCCGACCAGGACTCCGTCGCGCGCCTGAGCGAGTGGGTGCGGGGGATCGCCGCCGCCTTCCACGGTGGCACGCACGAGGCGAAGGACCCCGGTCCCATGGCACCGCACTCCCACGCCCACAGCCACTGA
- a CDS encoding sodium-dependent transporter produces the protein MERFRSRYALVAAGITMAVGVGNLWRFPRVAAEWGGGTFLIIMVLASVLWAIPLLIAESLLGSKSRLGTVGAFRDFMGRRFTWAGVFMGLVTVGILAYYAVVCAWTLYYFGTSLSGRFVEPDIDTGRIWENLTASPVLVVALQLVSILLVVLVLARGLKKGFEGVLMVAMPALFVLLVILAIRAVTLPGGFEGLRYLFAVDLADFGNAQVWLEAFTQIAFSTGAGWGLYLTYAVYSRDREDMAGNATILTVGDLIAGLLAGITVLCTLFALTSVVMAEEALAAGNEGMAFVHFPPLFADMPGGVVFAPLFFLAFALAGLSSLVAMVELVVRNAMDMGASRLTSLVVVGAGAFVLGIPSALSTDVFANQDFVWGVALLLSGLLAAIAVMKYGLGRAHAEVAETQSIPIAGWFRFCIALFPVMFVALMGFWIYQTLFVFGDPWWDPLRPFSLMTMVSQWALILVVALVLNGVLARRVSAGPLSGRPPSSPDVGA, from the coding sequence ATGGAGCGATTTCGTAGTCGGTACGCGCTGGTGGCCGCTGGGATCACGATGGCGGTCGGTGTGGGGAACCTGTGGCGGTTTCCTCGGGTCGCGGCGGAGTGGGGCGGCGGCACTTTCCTGATCATCATGGTGTTGGCGTCGGTGTTGTGGGCGATTCCGTTGTTGATCGCGGAGTCGTTGTTGGGGTCGAAGAGTCGTCTGGGGACGGTTGGCGCGTTCCGGGATTTCATGGGGCGCCGGTTCACGTGGGCGGGCGTGTTCATGGGCTTGGTGACCGTGGGGATCCTGGCTTACTACGCGGTGGTGTGCGCGTGGACCTTGTACTACTTCGGCACGTCGCTGAGTGGTCGCTTCGTTGAGCCTGATATCGACACCGGAAGGATTTGGGAGAACCTGACGGCGTCTCCCGTGTTGGTGGTCGCGCTGCAGTTGGTGTCCATTCTGCTGGTGGTGCTGGTGCTGGCTCGGGGCCTGAAGAAGGGCTTCGAGGGTGTCTTGATGGTGGCGATGCCGGCGCTGTTCGTGTTGCTGGTGATTCTCGCGATCCGCGCGGTGACGTTGCCGGGCGGGTTCGAGGGGTTGCGGTATCTGTTCGCTGTCGATCTCGCGGACTTCGGGAACGCGCAGGTGTGGTTGGAGGCGTTCACCCAGATCGCCTTCTCCACGGGCGCGGGTTGGGGCCTGTACCTGACCTACGCGGTCTACTCCCGGGATCGGGAGGACATGGCGGGCAACGCCACGATCCTGACGGTGGGTGATCTCATCGCGGGGCTCCTCGCGGGGATCACGGTCCTGTGCACCCTGTTCGCGCTCACTTCGGTGGTGATGGCCGAGGAGGCGTTGGCCGCGGGGAACGAGGGGATGGCGTTCGTGCACTTCCCACCGTTGTTCGCGGACATGCCGGGCGGGGTGGTGTTCGCTCCGCTGTTCTTCCTGGCGTTCGCCCTGGCGGGACTGTCCAGTCTGGTGGCCATGGTGGAGCTGGTGGTGCGCAACGCCATGGACATGGGGGCGAGTCGCCTCACGAGTCTCGTCGTGGTGGGTGCGGGAGCGTTCGTGCTGGGCATCCCGTCGGCGTTGAGTACGGACGTCTTCGCGAACCAGGACTTCGTGTGGGGGGTGGCCCTGTTGTTGAGCGGGCTGCTCGCGGCGATCGCGGTCATGAAGTACGGCCTGGGCCGAGCTCACGCGGAGGTGGCGGAAACCCAGTCGATCCCGATCGCGGGGTGGTTCCGGTTCTGTATCGCCCTGTTCCCGGTGATGTTCGTGGCGCTGATGGGTTTCTGGATCTACCAGACGCTCTTCGTGTTCGGTGACCCGTGGTGGGATCCGCTGCGACCGTTCAGCCTGATGACCATGGTGTCGCAATGGGCGCTCATTCTGGTGGTCGCGCTGGTGCTCAACGGTGTCCTCGCCCGGCGCGTGTCAGCCGGTCCGCTGTCGGGACGGCCGCCGTCGTCCCCGGACGTGGGCGCGTGA
- a CDS encoding TetR/AcrR family transcriptional regulator: MSQQPGLRERKRRAAMRHVQHVALDLFDEYGFSGVTIDQIAEVAEVSPSSVYRYFGTKEGLVLVDPSGGDSRIQSVAREARGAEVIGVARARLVDYLTHGMEDDVTQRRVRYLMEVPALQAAMSQKLFERLRFIGEEFAREHREDDGITFDIQVALGATYGAVLGALQYWHATSFSEPLTELLDRTLATLSQGLPDQTSSPV, encoded by the coding sequence ATGTCACAGCAGCCAGGGTTGAGGGAACGCAAGCGGCGGGCGGCCATGCGTCACGTGCAGCACGTCGCCTTGGACCTGTTCGACGAGTACGGGTTCTCCGGCGTCACCATCGACCAGATAGCCGAGGTGGCGGAGGTCTCACCGAGTTCGGTGTACCGATACTTCGGGACAAAGGAGGGGTTGGTGCTGGTCGACCCCAGTGGGGGAGACAGTCGCATCCAGTCGGTGGCGCGGGAGGCGCGCGGTGCCGAGGTGATCGGGGTGGCGCGCGCCCGGCTCGTCGACTACCTCACTCACGGGATGGAGGACGACGTCACCCAGCGGCGGGTGCGTTACCTGATGGAGGTCCCCGCCCTCCAAGCCGCGATGTCGCAGAAGCTCTTCGAGCGCCTGCGTTTCATCGGTGAGGAGTTCGCTCGGGAGCACCGTGAGGACGACGGCATCACCTTCGACATTCAGGTCGCCCTGGGGGCCACCTACGGCGCGGTGCTGGGTGCCCTGCAGTACTGGCACGCCACCAGCTTCAGCGAGCCGTTGACGGAGCTGCTGGACCGGACCCTCGCGACGCTCAGCCAGGGCCTACCCGACCAAACATCGTCACCCGTCTGA
- a CDS encoding cytochrome P450: MKALDVVEGATRDGIRAGSLALLRWRGGISGDLLSNRVRADPYPMYRRLREMGPVVETSMGLVTTNHAVCDAVLRHPGTRTATAMREDIKGGGQRFQRWLFGSPPRPGLIEPIGPESMIGMDPPDHTRMRRLVSKAFSRKAVEGMRPELTRLADDLVARATRRPTFDLMTEFAGVFPVLVICELLAIPRPDHERFRRWGAALAADLDAIVPARRQRAATQALVDLHTYFTALIERRRRDPGEDLLSHLIEVQDEGERLTRRELIATCTLLLFAGFETTVNLIGNGTLALVRHPEQRAHLRANPGAVPAAVEELLRWDAPIQLTARIPTEEIEVNGYRLAVGQPITLMIGGANRDPEVFDRPETLDLARDDARRHLSFAAGPHHCLGAALARMEAEIAFTTLLERLAGPRLAGRARQRPTFVLRGLRSLPLHSTPLTTRSGG, encoded by the coding sequence GTGAAGGCGCTGGACGTCGTCGAAGGCGCGACCAGGGACGGGATCCGCGCCGGATCGCTCGCTCTCCTGCGATGGCGGGGCGGGATCAGCGGTGATCTGCTGTCGAACCGAGTGCGCGCCGACCCCTACCCGATGTATCGACGTCTCCGCGAGATGGGGCCGGTCGTCGAGACGTCCATGGGTTTGGTGACCACGAACCACGCCGTCTGCGACGCCGTGCTTCGCCACCCCGGAACGCGTACCGCGACGGCCATGCGGGAGGACATCAAGGGAGGCGGCCAGCGCTTCCAGCGATGGTTGTTCGGCTCACCCCCCCGGCCTGGGCTGATCGAACCGATCGGCCCCGAGTCGATGATCGGGATGGATCCGCCGGACCACACCCGGATGCGTCGGCTGGTCAGCAAGGCCTTCAGCCGGAAGGCCGTGGAGGGGATGCGCCCTGAGCTCACCCGCCTCGCCGACGACCTCGTCGCACGGGCGACGCGCCGGCCAACGTTCGACCTGATGACGGAGTTCGCCGGGGTCTTCCCGGTTCTGGTCATCTGCGAGCTGCTCGCGATCCCGCGCCCCGACCATGAGCGGTTCCGCAGGTGGGGAGCGGCCCTCGCCGCGGACCTCGACGCGATCGTCCCCGCACGCCGCCAACGCGCGGCGACCCAGGCCCTGGTCGATCTGCACACGTACTTCACCGCGCTGATCGAGCGACGTCGGCGGGATCCGGGCGAAGACCTCCTATCCCACCTGATCGAGGTCCAGGACGAGGGAGAACGGCTGACCCGCCGTGAGCTGATCGCGACCTGCACCCTGCTGCTGTTCGCCGGATTCGAGACGACCGTCAACCTGATCGGGAACGGCACCCTGGCTCTCGTTCGACATCCGGAGCAGCGCGCCCACCTGCGCGCGAACCCGGGGGCCGTCCCCGCCGCGGTGGAGGAGCTCCTGCGCTGGGACGCGCCCATCCAGCTCACCGCGCGGATACCGACCGAGGAGATCGAGGTCAACGGGTATCGGCTGGCCGTCGGCCAGCCGATCACGCTGATGATCGGTGGGGCGAACCGCGACCCCGAGGTGTTCGACCGTCCCGAGACACTGGATCTCGCCCGGGACGACGCCCGGCGTCATCTGTCCTTCGCCGCCGGACCGCACCACTGCCTGGGTGCCGCGCTGGCGCGCATGGAGGCGGAGATCGCGTTCACCACGCTCCTCGAACGGCTCGCCGGCCCACGTCTCGCGGGACGGGCCCGGCAACGACCCACGTTCGTACTGCGCGGACTCAGGTCACTTCCCCTGCACAGCACTCCGCTCACCACCCGTTCGGGCGGGTGA
- a CDS encoding urease subunit alpha, which produces MSLINRRDYARLYGPSVGDQVRLGDTDLWIEIEQDLCVGGDEVVFGGGKTIRESAAQGVTSSADGALDMVITNAIVLDHWGVVRADVGVRDGRIAGIGKAGNPDTMDGVHPDLIIGPGTDVIAGDRKILTAGAIDTHTHFITEAEMLEALATGTTTVTGGGVGPTEGSKATTVTPSPWSLAVMHRALDHLPLNVLLLGKGSTVSAEGLAEQAFGGAGGYKVHEDWGATPAAVDAALRAADEYGLQVALHADSLNETGYVQHTLDAIAGRGIHVFHSEGAGGGHAPDIIVVASEPNVLPASTNPTLPHTVNTVAEHLDMLLVCHHLNPAVPEDLAFAESRIRSTTIAAEDILHDIGAISITSSDAQAMGRIGEVICRTWQVAHVMKAQRGTLDSSLPADNERARRYVAKYTICPAVAHGIDHEIGSVEKGKLADLVLWDPAYFGIRPYTVIKGGAAVGGALGDPNATIPTPQPVFMRTALPSAPTSAPHLSVSFVAQAAIDSGLARTLDIRRKLVAVRPTRDIGKADLPNNTALPRLEVDPETFAISIDGELVKPNPVDWVPLAQRYTMF; this is translated from the coding sequence GTGAGCCTGATCAACCGTCGGGACTACGCCCGGCTGTACGGACCGTCCGTCGGTGACCAGGTCCGGTTGGGCGACACCGATCTGTGGATCGAGATCGAGCAGGACCTGTGTGTCGGTGGCGACGAGGTCGTGTTCGGTGGCGGCAAGACCATCCGAGAGTCCGCCGCCCAGGGCGTGACGTCCAGCGCCGACGGCGCGCTGGACATGGTGATCACCAACGCGATCGTCCTCGACCACTGGGGCGTGGTGCGCGCCGACGTCGGGGTCCGGGACGGCCGCATCGCCGGGATCGGCAAGGCCGGTAACCCCGACACCATGGACGGGGTGCACCCGGACCTCATCATCGGGCCTGGCACCGACGTCATCGCGGGGGACCGCAAGATCCTCACCGCCGGCGCCATCGACACCCACACCCACTTCATCACCGAAGCCGAGATGTTGGAGGCGCTCGCCACCGGTACCACAACCGTCACCGGAGGCGGGGTGGGCCCGACCGAGGGCTCGAAGGCGACCACCGTCACGCCGAGCCCCTGGTCCCTGGCCGTGATGCACCGCGCGTTGGACCATCTGCCGCTCAACGTGCTGCTGCTGGGCAAGGGCAGCACAGTCAGCGCCGAGGGGCTCGCCGAGCAGGCCTTCGGCGGGGCCGGCGGATACAAGGTGCACGAGGACTGGGGAGCGACCCCAGCCGCCGTCGACGCCGCGCTCCGCGCCGCCGACGAGTACGGACTCCAGGTCGCGCTGCACGCCGACAGCCTCAACGAGACCGGCTACGTGCAACACACCCTCGACGCCATCGCGGGGCGGGGCATCCACGTCTTCCACTCCGAAGGGGCCGGAGGTGGGCACGCGCCCGACATCATCGTGGTGGCCAGCGAGCCCAACGTGCTCCCGGCGTCGACCAACCCGACACTGCCCCACACGGTCAACACCGTCGCCGAGCACCTGGACATGCTGCTGGTCTGCCACCACCTGAACCCCGCGGTGCCCGAGGACCTGGCCTTCGCCGAGTCCCGAATCCGGTCCACCACGATCGCGGCGGAGGACATCCTCCACGACATCGGCGCGATCTCCATCACCTCCTCCGACGCCCAGGCCATGGGCCGGATCGGGGAGGTCATTTGCCGCACCTGGCAGGTGGCGCACGTGATGAAGGCGCAGCGTGGAACCCTGGACTCCTCACTACCCGCGGACAACGAGCGCGCCCGACGCTACGTCGCCAAGTACACGATCTGCCCCGCCGTCGCGCACGGGATCGACCACGAGATCGGCTCCGTCGAGAAGGGCAAACTCGCCGACCTCGTGCTCTGGGATCCCGCGTACTTCGGCATTCGGCCCTACACGGTGATCAAGGGCGGAGCAGCGGTGGGCGGAGCCCTCGGGGACCCCAACGCCACCATCCCCACGCCACAGCCGGTCTTCATGCGGACCGCCCTGCCGAGCGCGCCGACCTCCGCGCCGCACCTGTCCGTGAGCTTCGTGGCCCAGGCGGCGATCGACTCCGGGCTGGCACGCACGCTCGACATCCGCCGGAAGCTGGTGGCGGTGCGGCCGACCCGCGACATCGGGAAGGCCGACCTCCCCAACAACACGGCCCTGCCGCGGCTGGAGGTGGACCCGGAGACGTTCGCGATCAGTATCGACGGTGAGCTGGTCAAACCCAACCCGGTGGACTGGGTTCCCCTGGCACAGCGCTACACCATGTTCTGA
- a CDS encoding urease accessory protein UreF → MTPDITALLLADGRLPIGGHAQSAGLEPALAAGLTVKDVPAYMRTRVRTVGLVEAAATVMARRAALDPPVRLDVVQNAVLARTPSEPLRAASGLLGRGLCRLATRWWPDHEAVAALTALGSGPQRPVALGVVAAVTGMSDEQVARVCLYDDAQTVASAALKLLPVDPADAAWWVLDLGPAIEETTLRATRPTTPAELPAATAPWIEQWSLDHERRTRRLFIA, encoded by the coding sequence ATGACACCCGATATCACCGCACTGCTGCTGGCGGACGGACGCCTGCCGATCGGTGGTCACGCGCAGTCCGCCGGCCTGGAGCCGGCGCTGGCGGCCGGCCTGACCGTCAAGGACGTGCCGGCCTACATGCGGACGCGGGTGCGAACCGTGGGTCTGGTCGAGGCGGCGGCCACGGTGATGGCCCGCAGGGCGGCGCTCGACCCGCCGGTCCGTCTCGACGTCGTCCAGAACGCGGTACTCGCCCGGACACCCAGCGAGCCGCTGCGGGCCGCGTCCGGGCTCCTGGGTCGAGGGCTCTGTCGACTGGCGACCCGCTGGTGGCCCGACCACGAGGCCGTGGCCGCGCTGACCGCGCTCGGGTCGGGACCACAACGCCCCGTGGCCCTGGGCGTCGTCGCCGCCGTGACCGGGATGAGCGACGAGCAGGTCGCCCGCGTGTGCCTCTACGACGACGCCCAGACCGTCGCGTCGGCGGCGTTGAAGCTGTTGCCGGTCGACCCGGCCGACGCCGCGTGGTGGGTCCTTGACCTGGGGCCCGCCATCGAGGAGACGACGCTGCGCGCGACCCGACCCACGACGCCCGCCGAGCTGCCTGCGGCGACCGCGCCCTGGATCGAACAGTGGTCCCTGGATCACGAACGACGAACAAGGAGACTCTTCATTGCCTGA
- a CDS encoding urease subunit gamma — MNLTPSDTEKLLLSVAGMVARDRRERGVLLNHPESVALLSCWVMERAREGSSVAELMTEGRRILTREEVMEGVPEMLSDVQVEATFPDGRKLVTIAEPIQ, encoded by the coding sequence ATGAATCTCACTCCGTCAGATACGGAGAAGCTGCTGCTCAGCGTCGCCGGCATGGTCGCCCGTGACCGCCGTGAACGCGGAGTTCTCCTCAATCACCCAGAATCTGTCGCATTGTTGTCCTGCTGGGTTATGGAGCGCGCCCGGGAAGGATCCTCGGTCGCGGAGTTGATGACCGAGGGGCGCCGCATTCTGACCCGAGAGGAAGTCATGGAAGGGGTGCCCGAGATGCTTTCCGACGTTCAGGTCGAAGCGACATTCCCGGACGGCCGTAAACTCGTCACGATCGCCGAGCCGATCCAGTGA
- a CDS encoding MFS transporter has product MLALSGIIVALMHTVMIPLVPALPELLGTSAADASWAITATLLAAAVATPMLGRLGDMYGKRRMVLVSLAMLVVGSLVCALSHSLAPMVVGRTLQGLAAGVIPLGISIMRDELPPERLAGATALMSASLGVGSALGLPAAALLADVADWHVLFWVAVGLGTLATVLVWTLVPESRQRTGGRFDLPGAVGLSIALLCLLLAVSKGADWGWSSRLTLGLFAGAAVVLTVWGWWELRSRQPLVDLRTSARRQVLLTNIASVAFGFAMFAVSLVIPQIVQLPEATGHGLGGSMLVAGLVMAPSGLVMMVMAPVSARISRAMGAKVTLMVGAVVVAFGYGLALVLMSSTWGLVTVSCVVGAGIGLGYGAMPTLVMGAVPQSETAAANSLNTLMRSIGTSTSSAVAGVVLAHMTLSVGTTQLPSEAGFQTVLGIGAAAALVALTIAAFLPGRPRSVARS; this is encoded by the coding sequence GTGCTCGCGCTCAGCGGCATCATCGTCGCCCTCATGCACACCGTGATGATCCCCCTGGTTCCCGCCCTGCCCGAACTCCTGGGCACCTCCGCCGCCGACGCCAGTTGGGCGATCACCGCCACCCTGCTCGCCGCCGCCGTGGCCACCCCCATGCTGGGACGACTGGGCGACATGTATGGCAAGAGACGGATGGTACTGGTCAGCCTGGCGATGCTCGTGGTCGGCTCCCTGGTGTGCGCCCTGTCCCACAGCCTCGCCCCGATGGTCGTCGGCCGAACGTTGCAGGGGTTGGCCGCGGGAGTGATTCCGCTCGGCATCAGCATCATGCGTGACGAGCTCCCGCCCGAGCGACTCGCCGGAGCGACCGCACTGATGAGCGCGTCTCTGGGCGTCGGCAGCGCACTCGGTCTACCCGCGGCGGCCCTGCTCGCGGATGTGGCCGACTGGCACGTGCTGTTCTGGGTGGCGGTGGGTCTGGGCACCCTGGCGACCGTGCTCGTGTGGACCCTCGTCCCCGAGTCCCGACAGCGCACGGGCGGTCGCTTCGACCTGCCCGGGGCGGTGGGACTCTCGATCGCCCTGCTGTGTCTCCTCCTCGCCGTCTCCAAGGGCGCGGACTGGGGCTGGAGTAGCAGGTTGACGTTGGGGCTCTTCGCGGGAGCCGCCGTGGTGCTGACGGTCTGGGGCTGGTGGGAGCTCCGGAGCCGTCAGCCGCTGGTGGACCTGCGGACGTCGGCCCGCCGCCAGGTGCTGCTCACCAACATCGCCTCGGTGGCGTTCGGCTTCGCGATGTTCGCCGTGTCGCTGGTGATTCCACAGATCGTGCAACTGCCGGAGGCGACTGGGCACGGACTCGGCGGTTCCATGCTCGTCGCCGGTCTGGTGATGGCGCCGAGCGGGCTGGTGATGATGGTGATGGCGCCCGTGTCGGCGCGGATCTCCCGCGCGATGGGGGCGAAGGTGACCCTGATGGTCGGCGCCGTCGTGGTGGCGTTCGGCTACGGCCTCGCGCTGGTACTCATGTCCTCCACCTGGGGCCTGGTCACGGTCTCCTGCGTTGTCGGCGCGGGCATCGGGCTCGGATATGGTGCCATGCCCACCCTGGTCATGGGGGCGGTTCCCCAGTCGGAGACCGCCGCCGCGAACAGCCTGAACACCCTCATGCGATCGATCGGCACCTCGACCTCCAGCGCGGTCGCGGGGGTCGTGCTCGCCCACATGACGCTCAGCGTGGGCACCACCCAGCTCCCGTCCGAGGCCGGCTTCCAGACGGTCCTCGGCATCGGCGCGGCGGCGGCCCTGGTCGCCCTGACCATCGCCGCCTTCCTCCCGGGACGTCCGCGATCGGTGGCACGGAGTTGA